ATTATCGCCGAGGAAGCGTTCGACGATCTGGACGGTCCCATCGTAAGGGTGACCGCTCCCGATACGCCGGTGCCTTACGCTGGGGCTCTCGAGGATGCCTTCATCCCTGGAGTCGAGGATGTGGCGCGAGCCGCCCGTGAGCTCGCCGCCTACTAATCACGCGGAACGAGAAAGGGTCGACCCGAATGACCGAAGTCATCATGCCCCAGATGGGCGAAAGTATCGCCGAAGGTACGATCATCAAGTGGTACAAGCAGGTAGGGGATCGAATCGAGCGCGACGAGCCTCTATTCGAGATTTCGACCGACAAGGTGGATACCGAGATCCCGGCGCCGGCCTCGGGCATCCTCGCCGAGGTCAGGGTTCAGGAAGGTGAGACCGTCGCGATCAACACCATCGTGGCGCTGATCGAGAGCGAGGGCTCGACGACGAGAACCGAAGCGGCTCCCCCCGACGCCAAACCGCAGGAACCGACGTCGAAGGCGCCTCCGCCTCCTCCCCGGGAAGAACGCGCGACCGACGGGCCTCGAAGCTCGCCGCTCGTGCGGAAGATGGCCGAAGAACACGGCATCGATTTGAGCGAGCTCACCGGTACCGGGCGTGACGGAAGGATCAGCAAGGGGGACGTTCTCGAGTTTCTCGAGAAGCGAAAGGCGGCGCCCCCGGCGGAAGCTCCGCCACCTACGCCGTCGGTTCCACCGCCGCCACCGTCGCCGAGCGTTCCCGCCCACGAGCGCCCGTCCGAGGCGCCCGTCGGGCGCGTCGAAGTCGAGCCCATGAGCGTGATGCGGAGGTCCATCGCCGAGCACATGATCGTCTCGCGCCGCACTTCCGCTCACGTCACGACCGTCTTCGAGGCCGACGTGAGTCACATCGTCCGGGCACGCGAGGCGGCCAGGCACGTCTTCGAGAGAGACGAGGGCGTCAAGCTCACTTACACGCCGTTTTTCGTCCGCGCCGTCACTTCGTCGCTCAAGAACTTTCCCGTGATCAACGCTCGCATCGACGGCGACACCATCGTCTACAACAAGGAATACAACATTGGAGTCGCCGTTGCCCTCGACGACGGCCTCATCGTGCCCGTCATCCGCCAAGCGGACGAGAAGAGCTTTCTCGGTCTCGCTCGCGCCGTGGCCGATCTCGCCGAGAGAGCGAGAACGAAGAAGCTCCGACCGGAAGAAGTGCAGGGAGGAACCTTCACCCTGACGAACCCCGGTCCGTACGGGGCGCTCTTCGGAACACCGATCATCAATCAACCGCAAGTCGCTATTCTCGGTCTCGGTGGAATCCACAAGCGGCCGGTCATCGTGAACGATGCGATCGCGGTGCGTTCGATGGTCTATCTGGCCCTGTCGTTCGATCACCGGCTGATCGACGGCGCAACCGCGGATCAGTTCATGGCGGACGTGAAGCGCCGGCTCGAGGGCTGGGACGAGAAGGTATGGTAGCCTGATGAACCCGAGACCGCCCTGGCTCAAGGTCCGGCTTCCGAGCGGCGAGAGCTATTTCCGGCTCAAACGCATCCTCGGCGGACTCGATTTGCACACGGTCTGCGAGGAGGCGCGCTGCCCGAACGTCGCGGAGTGCTGGGGGCACGGCACGGCCACGTTCATGATCCTGGGGGACGTGTGCACCAGAGCCTGCGGCTTCTGCGCCGTCAAGACGGGTCTTCCCACGTCTCTCGATCGTGACGAGCCCCGGAGGGTCGCGGAGGCCGTGGTGGCGATGGAGCTCGACCACGCGGTCGTCACGTCGGTGAATCGGGACGAGCTTCCCGATGGGGGCGCGTCGGTATTCTCGGATACGATCGAGGCGATACGCCGAAGGCGGCCGAGCACGTCGGTGGAGGTCTTGATTCCGGACTTCCAGGGTTCGCTCGCATCGCTCGAGACCGTTCTCGCCGCCCGTCCCGAGATCGTGAACCACAACATCGAGACCGTTCCCCGCCTCTACAAGCGGGTACGGCCGGGCGCGAGCTACGCTCGATCGGTCGAGCTGCTTCGGCGGGCCAAGGAGCTCGCACCGGGCATCGTGAGCAAGACCGGCATGATGCTCGGACTCGGTGAGAGCGCTCGAGAAGTCGAGGAGGTCATGCGTGAGCTCGTCGAGACCGCGCACGTGGATGTCCTCACCCTGGGGCAGTACCTTCAGCCCACGAAGGCTCACCTGCCCATCGAGCGATTCGTCGAGCCTGGGGAATTCGAGGAGCTGGCCAGGAGAGGAAGGGCGATCGGGTTTCGTCATGTCGAGGCAGGACCTCTCGTGAGGAGCTCCTATCACGCCGCGAATCAGGTGCCGGTCTAGCGGCTTTTTCGAGCGACGGCGACCAGGGACAATCCGAACGGCAGCGAGGTGCGGCCGATCAGGATGGCTTCGAGGCTGAGCACCTTCTCGAGCAAAGCGTTCAGTAAGGGCGACGTCGCTTCGACGTCGGAGCCCGAACGGGTCGAGCGGCTGGCACGGCGGCGCACCCAAGCCACCGGAAACAGGAAGAAATTGGCGAACGACACGAAGATCGGCTCGAGGCCCGCGTCACGCAGCTTCGCCGTGAGCTCCTTCTTGCCGTAGCGCTGTCTCGTGTGCACCGCTTCGTCGTGGCGGCTTCGCATTTTCTCGAAGGCGGGCACCCGGATGAGAAGCGTGCCACCGGGTCGCAGCACCCGGGTCATTTCGGCAAGCGCAACGGCGTCCTCCGGCACTCCGCGATGGTAGATGACGTCGAACGAGGTAACGAGATCGAAGATCCCCGAGGGGAAGGGAAGTCGGGCGACGCTGCCATGAACCAGAGGGGTCGGGCCTCTTCTCCGTGCGAGCTCGAGTGCCATGAACGCGAAATCGATCCCGGTCACCGACCCGTATCGGGCGAGCGTCGGCAACATGCCGCCGGTCCCGCAGCCGGCATCGAGAACCCTCCTCGAGGCCTCGGAGCTCGTCTCCGCTCCGAAACGGTCGAGGAGGGCAATCGAAATGGCCTCCATGCCACGAAACCACCACAGAGACTCTTCCAGCTGGAAGAGCTTCTCGAACTCTTCGGATTCCACCGCCGGAAGTCTACCGCGGTCGACGGGATGGTCGGGCCTCTACGCTGCCCCGCCTTGGCCGGCGAGGGAGAAACCTGGGATTACTTGATCGCTGCGAGAAAGCGGTAAAACATTCGCGAATCCGCGCTTGAGGTGAGTATGGTCGTCGGCAAGGCAAGCTCCATTGTAATGGAGGAAGTGAAAGATCCTCAGGAGCTTGCCGCGGCCGCTCCCAAAGGGAGCGTTTCGACCGCAATACGGCTTGGCTTCAGGCAAACTTCGTTGAGGTCTATTGAGTAGACTTCGCTCAAAATCAGCCCGTCATGAATTGGTCTACAGGGATTGAGCGGTTCGGTGATGATCAGCCGTCGAGCCCGCGTCGGCGTATTCACGCCGGTGGCTCAGGTGTGGTTGTAATATAACCATAACACGGTTAATATTCAACCATGTT
This window of the Vicinamibacteria bacterium genome carries:
- a CDS encoding class I SAM-dependent methyltransferase, translating into MESEEFEKLFQLEESLWWFRGMEAISIALLDRFGAETSSEASRRVLDAGCGTGGMLPTLARYGSVTGIDFAFMALELARRRGPTPLVHGSVARLPFPSGIFDLVTSFDVIYHRGVPEDAVALAEMTRVLRPGGTLLIRVPAFEKMRSRHDEAVHTRQRYGKKELTAKLRDAGLEPIFVSFANFFLFPVAWVRRRASRSTRSGSDVEATSPLLNALLEKVLSLEAILIGRTSLPFGLSLVAVARKSR
- a CDS encoding transketolase C-terminal domain-containing protein — translated: MAEEAFDDLDGPIVRVTAPDTPVPYAGALEDAFIPGVEDVARAARELAAY
- the lipA gene encoding lipoyl synthase, with the translated sequence MNPRPPWLKVRLPSGESYFRLKRILGGLDLHTVCEEARCPNVAECWGHGTATFMILGDVCTRACGFCAVKTGLPTSLDRDEPRRVAEAVVAMELDHAVVTSVNRDELPDGGASVFSDTIEAIRRRRPSTSVEVLIPDFQGSLASLETVLAARPEIVNHNIETVPRLYKRVRPGASYARSVELLRRAKELAPGIVSKTGMMLGLGESAREVEEVMRELVETAHVDVLTLGQYLQPTKAHLPIERFVEPGEFEELARRGRAIGFRHVEAGPLVRSSYHAANQVPV
- the sucB gene encoding dihydrolipoyllysine-residue succinyltransferase, with the translated sequence MTEVIMPQMGESIAEGTIIKWYKQVGDRIERDEPLFEISTDKVDTEIPAPASGILAEVRVQEGETVAINTIVALIESEGSTTRTEAAPPDAKPQEPTSKAPPPPPREERATDGPRSSPLVRKMAEEHGIDLSELTGTGRDGRISKGDVLEFLEKRKAAPPAEAPPPTPSVPPPPPSPSVPAHERPSEAPVGRVEVEPMSVMRRSIAEHMIVSRRTSAHVTTVFEADVSHIVRAREAARHVFERDEGVKLTYTPFFVRAVTSSLKNFPVINARIDGDTIVYNKEYNIGVAVALDDGLIVPVIRQADEKSFLGLARAVADLAERARTKKLRPEEVQGGTFTLTNPGPYGALFGTPIINQPQVAILGLGGIHKRPVIVNDAIAVRSMVYLALSFDHRLIDGATADQFMADVKRRLEGWDEKVW